DNA sequence from the Alkaliphilus metalliredigens QYMF genome:
TGACATTGCCTATGAAGAAGGGCGAGAAATTGATGAAGTAGAGGTCATGGAAGAACTTTACTTGAAGGAGTGATGATAAGTGGGATTACCACAAATAAATATAGAATTTAGTGGGAAAGCGGTATCTGCTGTTGAAAGAAGTGCAAGGGGGATTGTAGCGCTAATACTTAAAGATGCCACAGGGACCTTTGATGTAAAAGAGTATAGAAGTATAGAGGAAATCAAGGTAGAAGATTGGACACCAGCTAATATAGATTACATTAAAAAGGCCTTCATGGGAACACCGGCAAAAGTCATTTGTGAGAGGCTGGACACGGCAGAGAGTGATTATTCAGAGGTGTTGACTAGGCTAGGTTTTAAGAAGTGGAATTACCTTGCTATACCTGACTTAGAGAATGCAACTGACATTGAAACTTGGTTAAAGGGTAAAAGAGAAAATGGCAAGAAGACATTCAAAGCAGTATTACCTAATGCATCTACGGGGGACCATGAAGGAATCATCAACTTTACGACAACTGATATAAAAGTAGGAGATAAGACATATACAACTGCTGAATATTGTTGTAGGATAGCTGGTGTTTTAGCAGGGTTACCATTCACAAGAAGTGCAACTTACTATGTGCTACCAGAAGTAGAAGGCATTACAGAAAGCACTACCCCGGATTCAGATATTGAAAGTGGAAAGCTTATTTTAGTCAATGACGGTGAAAAGATTAAAATCGGTCGTGCAGTAAACTCTCTCGTATCAACAACAGTTTCAAAAACAGAGGACTTTAAGAAAATCAAAATAGTTGAGGTAATGGACATGGTTAAGGATGATATAAGAGATACCTTTAACAATAATTATATCGGAAAGGTCAATAACATCTATGACAATCAAGTGCTATTCTTTACATCTGTTAATGCTTATTTTAAAGGACTTGCTGGAGACGAAATATTTGACCGTAATTTCCAAAATAAAGCGGATGTAGATGTAGAAGCCCAAAGATTAGCATGGGAAGGAATTGGGACCGATGTTAGCCAGTTAAGTGATCAAGAAGTAAAAGAAAAGTCATTTAGAAGCAATGTATATGCCAAGGCTAATGTCAAAATAGTAGATGCTATGGAAGATTTAGACTTTAGTATAGCCATTTAAGAAGGGATGATATAGATGGGTAAGAGCAAGATACCAAGCAATAAACAGATTAACGGTACCTTTGGAGCATTGTGGTTAGATGGAGAGAAACTAGCTGACGTAGATAGCTTTGAAAGCAAAATCAACATCAATTATGAGGATGTCAACATGGCAGAGGATTTAGCTACTCATAAAAAGATGACTGGGTGGGCTGGAGAAGGAACGTTAGCTCTAAAGAAAGTATATTCCACTGGTGCAAGCTTAATTGGTCAAAAGCTGAAGGAAGGCATTATGCCAGTATTCACAATGGTAAGTAAACTACAAGATCCAGATGCATATGGAGCAGAGCGTGTTTCTATGGAGGAAGTGACTTTTAATGAATTTACTCTTGCTAAGTTTGCTCAAAAAGAACTTCAAACAGAAGAACTACCATTTGCATTTGCAGATTTTGAATTAATCGATCTTATTGGAAGGAGATAAACATGGCTAAAAAACCAGTTATAAAAAAACTAACGCTAAACGATTTGATGCAGCAAAGAGAAAAGTATGAGGTGAAACAAGATACAAAAGAAGAGGTGCTTTTAAGGAGAGGTGACGACCAGGTAACAATAACAATTAAAAAGCCGACTCGATCACTTTGCTTGGAATGTATCACCTTATCTCAAGATGAAAATCGTCAAGAACAGGCAGATATTAATATGGTTTATAATATCGTAGTGGAACCCAACCTGAAGGATACGAATCTACACAAAGCTTATGGCTGTATAGAACCTATTGAAATTGTAGAGAAGATATTCGAAACTGGAGAAATTGCTCAAATATCTGGATATGGTATGGAATTGGCTGGGTATGGTAATGAAATGAAAGCGATCAAAGATATAAAAAACTAATAAGTAGTGATGGAGAGTTATATTTTATTCATCACTACTTACAAAAGGGTTTTGAAATAGACCATTTAATCAATCTTTCATGGGTTGAGCGACGATTTATGATGGCCAGTATGGAAATATATAAAGAAGAATTACAGGCAGGGTTGCAAATATGATCCTGTCTTATTCTTATAGGTAGGTGAAACTATGGCTGCTAAAAGTATAAAGGCGATATTAACTCTTAATGATAAGAATTTTTCGTCTAACATGAAGAAGGCATCGGGTGGAGTTAATGGCTTTAATAAAAGACTGAAACATAGTGGGAACCAAGTTACGAAGTTTAGAAAGAACACAGTAAATAGCTTTAAAAGAGTGGCTAAAAGCGCTGTGGGGTTAGCGGCTGCTTATGTAGGATTTAGAGCCTTGTCTAGAGGGATAAGTAGTAGTGTTGAAGCTGCTAAGGCACAGATAGATGCAGAAACGAAGTTGATTGCAGTAATGAAAAATACAAAAGGAATGACAGAACAAAATGCGCAAAGTGTGATTAAATACGCTGGTGAATTACAGAAGGTTGGTGTAATTGGTGATGAAGTAGCCTTATCAGGTGTACAACAGTTAGCTACATATCAATTACAAGAGAAGACACTTAAAAAACTAATGCCGGGTAAACATTCTTGCCCAGCTACTGAGAAATTGGTAGCTTAAAACAGAACGTGAATTCAGGGAAAATCTAAGTTTATATTAATTTAACAAATCCTTTAGTTATAATTTTATTTCAAATAGTGTAAAGGGTGGATAAGATGCCAAAGAAAATTACTTATGATTTTGTGAAAAAGTATGTTCTTGAAAATAGTAATTGTCAGCTAATGAGTAATGACTATATTAATAATAGTTCTAAACTAGAATTTAAATGTGGATGTGGGAATATCTTCGAAACTTCTTTTGCAAAGTTTAAGGATAGAAAAAAAAGACAATGCAATGAATGTGGATTTGCTTTAAGGGGACAGTATCAAAGTAAAACTCCTGAAGAATTCAGAGAAGAAGTTCAAAATATTGTAGGAAATGAATATATAGTGCTAGGATATTATTCTGGAGCTGTAGAAAAAATTAAATTTAGGCATAATTCGTGTGGTAATGAATATCTAGCAGCACCACATGATTTTTTATCAGGCAAAAGATGCCCTAAATGCAGAAGGCCTAGATACAACACTACCACAGATGAGTTCAAAAAAATTATCAAAGAACTAACCAATGGAGAGTATGATGTGGTTGGCGAATATACGAGTTCACATACACATATAAGGTTAAAACATAATCTTTGTGGAACGGAATATAAAGTAACTCCAAATAATTTTACATCTCATGGTCGAAGATGTCCTAACTATGACTGCCATATAAGAAGAGTAGGAGGGATAAATCACCACGCTTATAATCCAGATTTAACTGATGAAGAAAGAATAAATCGCAGAGATTTAAAAGAAAATATTAAATGGCGCAAATCAGTTTATAGAAAAGATGGGTATAAGTGTGTTTCTTGTGGTGATGATCAAGGAAGAAATCTTGTAGCACATCATCTAGATGGATATAACTGGTGTGTAGAAAAGAGATTTGATGTGAAAAATGGAGTCACTTTATGTGAAATATGTCATAAGGCTTTCCACCATAATTATGGATATGGAAATAATACCAAAGAGCAATTTCAAGAATTCATAAGTAGAAATTAATATAAATATGACGATCCTGAGCCAAGTCATTGAGGAAACTCATGAAAGGTGCAGAGACTAGATAAAGTAAGCTAAGTAAAAAGACATTATCGGGTGTCTTTTTTATATGCTGAAATATCCATGAGCGCGTTCTACTCTAACAGTTAAAGCTGAGGGTAATGATATAGTCCGAACTTATAGGAAACTGTAAGAGGTATAGGATAAAGAGCCTATGCGATAACAAATTGATGAATGATCTTCTAGCCCAGCAAAAAGGGCTTAATGCAACTCAACAAGATTCAGTAAATATAGGTAATATGATTGGTAAGGTTATGAATGGTCAAGTAGGTGCATTAAGTAGAGCTGGTATTAACTTTACTAAAGCACAGGAGCAAATATTAAAATATGGTACCGAAACTGAGAAGGCTGCAACATTAGCAGAGGTACTGGAAATGAATGTAGGTGGGGTTAATAAGGCCTTAGCTGAAACAGATCAAGGTAAAATTCAAAACATGACAAATGCTTGGAGTGATTATAAAGAAGAGATCGGTAGAAGGATATTACCACTTCAAGGTAAGTTTGCAGGTTGGTTTGCTAAAAAGATACCAGGCATACAGTCGATAGTTGTTAGAGCAATAGACCGAGGAGTTATGGCTTTTGATAATGTAGGTAACAAAGTAGACTTTGTAACAGCTAAAATGAAAGGCATTAAGAAATGGGGGGTAGATGCTTGGAGTAACATTAAAGGTGTGGTAGATGAAAATGCAGGAACCTTAGAAAAAGTAACAGGTGTACTTAACCATATGGGACAAGGCATTATAGGTATTAAGGATAAATTTGTAGATGCTTTTAAAAACGAAGGTGCTAGTTGGTTTAAGGATGAAGCCCTGCCGGCTATAACACAAGGGGTATTAGGTGTTCTTGACGGTGCCACAGATCTATATAACTTTGTAACTAAAAACTGGTCTAAATTTGAACCATTAATATTAGGGGTAGCGGGAGCAATCGCAACATATAAAGTAGCCGTAATAACTACTACAGCCGTGACTAAGACTGCCACTATAGTAACCAATGGAATGGCTTTAGCACAAGGAGGTTTAAATGCAGTAATGAACATGAGTCCTATTGGTT
Encoded proteins:
- a CDS encoding phage tail sheath C-terminal domain-containing protein; translated protein: MGLPQINIEFSGKAVSAVERSARGIVALILKDATGTFDVKEYRSIEEIKVEDWTPANIDYIKKAFMGTPAKVICERLDTAESDYSEVLTRLGFKKWNYLAIPDLENATDIETWLKGKRENGKKTFKAVLPNASTGDHEGIINFTTTDIKVGDKTYTTAEYCCRIAGVLAGLPFTRSATYYVLPEVEGITESTTPDSDIESGKLILVNDGEKIKIGRAVNSLVSTTVSKTEDFKKIKIVEVMDMVKDDIRDTFNNNYIGKVNNIYDNQVLFFTSVNAYFKGLAGDEIFDRNFQNKADVDVEAQRLAWEGIGTDVSQLSDQEVKEKSFRSNVYAKANVKIVDAMEDLDFSIAI
- a CDS encoding phage tail tube protein, with product MGKSKIPSNKQINGTFGALWLDGEKLADVDSFESKININYEDVNMAEDLATHKKMTGWAGEGTLALKKVYSTGASLIGQKLKEGIMPVFTMVSKLQDPDAYGAERVSMEEVTFNEFTLAKFAQKELQTEELPFAFADFELIDLIGRR
- a CDS encoding phage tail assembly chaperone — translated: MAKKPVIKKLTLNDLMQQREKYEVKQDTKEEVLLRRGDDQVTITIKKPTRSLCLECITLSQDENRQEQADINMVYNIVVEPNLKDTNLHKAYGCIEPIEIVEKIFETGEIAQISGYGMELAGYGNEMKAIKDIKN
- a CDS encoding HNH endonuclease; its protein translation is MPKKITYDFVKKYVLENSNCQLMSNDYINNSSKLEFKCGCGNIFETSFAKFKDRKKRQCNECGFALRGQYQSKTPEEFREEVQNIVGNEYIVLGYYSGAVEKIKFRHNSCGNEYLAAPHDFLSGKRCPKCRRPRYNTTTDEFKKIIKELTNGEYDVVGEYTSSHTHIRLKHNLCGTEYKVTPNNFTSHGRRCPNYDCHIRRVGGINHHAYNPDLTDEERINRRDLKENIKWRKSVYRKDGYKCVSCGDDQGRNLVAHHLDGYNWCVEKRFDVKNGVTLCEICHKAFHHNYGYGNNTKEQFQEFISRN
- a CDS encoding phage tail tape measure protein; the protein is MNDLLAQQKGLNATQQDSVNIGNMIGKVMNGQVGALSRAGINFTKAQEQILKYGTETEKAATLAEVLEMNVGGVNKALAETDQGKIQNMTNAWSDYKEEIGRRILPLQGKFAGWFAKKIPGIQSIVVRAIDRGVMAFDNVGNKVDFVTAKMKGIKKWGVDAWSNIKGVVDENAGTLEKVTGVLNHMGQGIIGIKDKFVDAFKNEGASWFKDEALPAITQGVLGVLDGATDLYNFVTKNWSKFEPLILGVAGAIATYKVAVITTTAVTKTATIVTNGMALAQGGLNAVMNMSPIGWLALGIGALITVGIALYKNWDTIKYKASELGKGIKDSFAPIGDFFSGLWGGVESGFKGFINFFIDGINTVVSGVNSIKFDVPDWIPKFGGKSFGINIPQIPEFALGTSYFKGGMARINERGGEIVNLPNGSQVIPADKSQQIINRDNSKIEVKVYIQGNVIGNEEYAEYVGNTVVKKVKLALANS